In Sylvia atricapilla isolate bSylAtr1 chromosome 27, bSylAtr1.pri, whole genome shotgun sequence, one genomic interval encodes:
- the LOC136372114 gene encoding olfactory receptor 10C1-like: MILGNLSGLSEFRLLGFPEISHLHPLLFVVLLSLYILTLMANTVIVFIINSDSTLHTPMYFFLTQLSCLDICYLSVIIPAILENLLVGTVSICKTRCALQMFFFLFFGVAECFLLAAMSLDRYFAICYPLHYTVIMSSRVCRSLVAGSYICGTAVGLVHTLTTFSSPLCGSTIDHFFCEIQPFLDLHCGNTFLREIQVIVVAVFAILSPFLLIIYSYVRIISTILHMASAESRQKAFSTCSSHLSVVILFYGTASSMYLRPKYSYCASVDKFLSLSYSVVTPLLNPIIYSLRSKEVKGALKKKWRKTNVVWK; encoded by the coding sequence ATGATCCTTGGGAACCTCAGTGGATTGAGTGAATTCAGACTCTTGGGTTTTCCTGAAATCTCTCATTTGCACCCTTTGCTCTTTGTAGTTTTATTATCTCTTTATATCCTCACCTTGATGGCTAATACAGTGATAGTTTTCATAATAAACAGTGACAGTACCCTTCATACCCCCATGTACTTCTTCCTCACCCAGCTGTCCTGTCTGGATATCTGCTATTTGTCAGTCATTATCCCAGCTATTCTGGAGAACCTGCTGGTGGGAACAGTAAGTATTTGCAAGACAAGATGTGCattgcaaatgtttttcttccttttctttggagTGGCCGAATGTTTTCTCTTGGCTGCCATGTCCTTGGATCGTTATTTTGCCATTTGCTACCCCTTGCATTACACAGTCATCATGAGCAGCAGGGTCTGCAGGAGCCTGGTGGCTGGGAGTTACATTTGTGGAACTGCTGTGGGCTTGGTGCACACCCTCACAACGTTCAGCTCACCCCTGTGTGGCTCTACTATCGACCACTTCTTCTGTGAGATTCAGCCTTTCCTGGACCTGCACTGTGGCAACACTTTCCTGAGAGAAATCCAAGTCATTGTGGTGGCTGTCTTTGCTATTCTCAGCCCTTTCCTACTGATAATTTATTCCTATGTTCGTATAATTTCCACAATTCTTCACATGGCATCAGCAGAGAGCCGGCAGAAAGCGTTTTCCACTTGCTCCTCACATCTCTCGGTTGTGATTCTTTTTtatggcactgccagctccatgTACCTGCGGCCAAAATACAGCTACTGTGCCTCTGTGGATAAATTCCTCTCACTTTCTTATTCTGTGGTGACTCCTTTACTGAACCCCATCATTTACAGTTTGAGAAGCAAGGAGGTAAAAGGAGCCCTgaagaaaaaatggagaaaaactaATGTAGTGTGGAAATGA